The following are from one region of the Magallana gigas chromosome 4, xbMagGiga1.1, whole genome shotgun sequence genome:
- the LOC105330069 gene encoding F-box and leucine-rich repeat protein 13 isoform X3, with amino-acid sequence MANMAASMKGQKPELKHYLRSNKLPDIYEALLTGLAVMCPDDPLQFILDKLRNLKENGIDELNWDMFVEEYMKPPNKVITESNLDFIFNLDDESMIDFIDIPVNIQRGQGYFGGRFEGITKSRKIWPTPEMYATAYGHYNMSLKNMCFSAWMQYYLHKKKKKLAMEKKMNRAALHHAHRILRVHLNVWRDWLRYRKGCQAMAYHKLKRIYFVSVGIVLFREWRAVAKRNKDQREYFEISLRRLERGENVDDEETFGQGDGDAQDKLSGQLGIELAVKVFSFLDIADLARCACVCRSWKVIAYHSSLWNRLDFSKVRNRVTDLVTTKLLSKCRPYLIHLSMRGCSQLHSATFTALSECRNLQDLNLSECKGLDDESLKLVVKGCKIILYLNLSHTHITDASLRTISKYCHNVQFLSLAYCKKFSDRGLQYLSAGKCSKKLEYLDLSGCLQITPDGFKSLSAGCTMLQILVLNEFPTLNDDCMIAIAAKCTKIHTLSILGSPLLTDETFKRLANNRHLRKLRIEGNQRISDLSLKAIGKNCTELEHLYLADCQRLTDASLKAIANCSKLVVCNMADVVQITNTGVQSLAEGSCAASLRELNLTNCIRVGDMAMFNIRKFKNLVYLSVCFCEHISEKSGIELLGQLHALVSLDISGCNCSDEGLSSLGKYNNHLRDVTLSECADITDLGLQKFTQQCKDIERLDLSHCKLLTDGAIKNLAFCCRYLTSLNLAGCKLITNLSIQYLSGVCHHLHTLDISGCIIITDKALKYLRKGCKKLKYLTMLYCKGVTKHAAMKMMRHVPALKYSDDEIPIYYGYK; translated from the exons ATGGCAAACATGGCTGCTTCAATGAAGGGACAAAAGCCCGAACTAAAGCACTATCTACGTTCAAACAAGCTCCCAGATATATATGAG GCACTTCTCACTGGATTGGCGGTCATGTGTCCGGATGATCCACTGCAGTTTATCTTGGATAAGCTCAGAAACCTGAAGGAAAATGGAATTGATGAACTAAATTG gGACATGTTTGTGGAGGAATATATGAAACCTCCTAACAAAGTGATCACTGAGAGCAATttggatttcatttttaatcttGATGATGAAAGCATGATA GACTTTATTGACATTCCCGTCAACATTCAGAGAGGACAAGGTTACTTTGGTGGCCGATTTGAAGGCATTACCAAGAGCCGTAAAATCTGG CCCACCCCTGAAATGTACGCCACAGCATATGGACATTACAACATGAGTCTGAAGAACATGTGTTTTAG TGCCTGGATGCAGTATTATTTGcacaagaagaagaaaaaactggccatggagaagaagatgaacaGAGCGGCCCTCCACCACGCGCACAGGATTCTGCGGGTCCATCTCAATGTGTGGAGG GACTGGTTAAGATACAGGAAGGGTTGTCAAGCAA tGGCATACCACAAACTGAAGCGGATCTATTTTGTCAGTGTTGGAATCGTACTCTTCAGAGAATGGCGTGCAGTGGCCAAGCGGAATAAGGACCAGCGAGAATATTTCGAG ATCAGCCTGCGG CGGTTGGAGCGCGGAGAGAACGTAGATGATGAGGAGACGTTCGGACAGGGGGATGGAGATGCCCAGGATAAACTGTCTGGACAGCTGGGCATTGAACTGGCTGTTAAG GTGTTTAGTTTCCTGGACATAGCAGACCTGGCTCGCTGTGCATGTGTTTGTAGGTCCTGGAAGGTGATAGCTTATCACTCCTCTCTCTGGAATAGG CTTGACTTCAGCAAAGTTAGAAACag AGTGACAGATCTAGTGACAACCAAACTTTTGTCTAAATGTCGGCCATATTTGATTCACCTGAGTATGAGAGGGTGCTCACAGCTTCACTCGGCCACATTCACCGCTCTCAGCGAGTGTCGGAACCTTCAGGATCTCAATCTGTCTGAATGTAAAGGACTAGAT GATGAGTCATTAAAGCTGGTGGTGAAGGGCTGTAAGATTATACTATACCTCAACCTCTCTCACACCCACATCACGGACGCCTCCCTCCGGACCATCTCAAA GTACTGCCATAATGTACAGTTCCTGAGCCTGGCTTACTGCAAGAAGTTCTCCGACCGAGGACTGCAGTATCTGTCTGCAGGAAAGTGTAGCAAGAAACTGGAATATCTGGATCTGTCTGGATGTCTCCAG ATAACTCCAGATGGCTTCAAGAGCCTGTCAGCTGGATGTACCATGTTGCAGATTCTTGTTCTGAATGAATTCCCCACACTAAATGATGACTGTATGATT GCAATAGCAGCAAAATGCACCAAGATTCACACACTGTCTATACTGGGATCTCCTCTACTGACGGACGAAACCTTTAAACGACTCGCCAACAACAGGCACCTCAGGAAACTCAGAATAGAAG GAAATCAGAGAATATCAGACTTATCCCTAAAGGCCATCGGGAAGAACTGCACAGAACTGGAGCACCTGTACTTGGCAGACTGCCAGAGACTGACCGACGCGTCACTGAAGGCCATCGCTAACTGCTCCAAACTGGTCGTCTGTAACATGGCTGATGTTGTACA AATCACCAACACAGGGGTACAGAGCCTGGCCGAGGGGTCATGTGCTGCCTCTCTGAGGGAACTAAATCTGACCAACTGTATCAGAGTTGGGGACATGGCAATGTTTAACATCAGGAA GTTTAAAAATCTGGTGTACCTGAGTGTTTGTTTCTGTGAACATATCAGTGAAAAGTCAGGAATAGAACTACTGGGTCAGCTACATGCTTTAGTGTCATTGGATATATCTGGATGCAATTGCTCAGATGAG GGTTTGTCTTCTTTGGGCAAGTACAACAATCATCTAAGGGATGTAACTCTGTCGGAGTGTGCTGACATCACCGACCTGGGACTACAGAAGTTTACCCAGCAGTGTAAGGACATAGAGAGACTGGACCTCTCACACTGCAAG CTGCTGACGGACGGTGCAATCAAGAACCTGGCCTTCTGTTGTCGGTATTTGACCTCCCTCAACCTGGCGGGCTGTAAACTG ATAACAAACCTGAGTATCCAGTACCTGTCTGGTGTCTGCCATCACCTCCACACCCTGGACATCAGCGGCTGTATCATCATCAC aGACAAAGCTTTGAAGTATCTACGCAAAGGCTGCAAGAAGCTGAAATATCTGACcatgttatattgtaaaggaGTTACCAA ACATGCTGCTATGAAGATGATGAGACATGTGCCTGCTCTGAAATACAGTGACGACGAGATCCCCATTTACTATGGATACAAATGA
- the LOC105330069 gene encoding F-box and leucine-rich repeat protein 13 isoform X8: MANMAASMKGQKPELKHYLRSNKLPDIYEALLTGLAVMCPDDPLQFILDKLRNLKENGIDELNWDMFVEEYMKPPNKVITESNLDFIFNLDDESMIDFIDIPVNIQRGQGYFGGRFEGITKSRKIWPTPEMYATAYGHYNMSLKNMCFSAWMQYYLHKKKKKLAMEKKMNRAALHHAHRILRVHLNVWRDWLRYRKGCQAMAYHKLKRIYFVSVGIVLFREWRAVAKRNKDQREYFERLERGENVDDEETFGQGDGDAQDKLSGQLGIELAVKVFSFLDIADLARCACVCRSWKVIAYHSSLWNRLDFSKVRNRVTDLVTTKLLSKCRPYLIHLSMRGCSQLHSATFTALSECRNLQDLNLSECKGLDDESLKLVVKGCKIILYLNLSHTHITDASLRTISKYCHNVQFLSLAYCKKFSDRGLQYLSAGKCSKKLEYLDLSGCLQITPDGFKSLSAGCTMLQILVLNEFPTLNDDCMIAIAAKCTKIHTLSILGSPLLTDETFKRLANNRHLRKLRIEGNQRISDLSLKAIGKNCTELEHLYLADCQRLTDASLKAIANCSKLVVCNMADVVQITNTGVQSLAEGSCAASLRELNLTNCIRVGDMAMFNIRKFKNLVYLSVCFCEHISEKSGIELLGQLHALVSLDISGCNCSDEGLSSLGKYNNHLRDVTLSECADITDLGLQKFTQQCKDIERLDLSHCKLLTDGAIKNLAFCCRYLTSLNLAGCKLITNLSIQYLSGVCHHLHTLDISGCIIITDKALKYLRKGCKKLKYLTMLYCKGVTKHAAMKMMRHVPALKYSDDEIPIYYGYK, from the exons ATGGCAAACATGGCTGCTTCAATGAAGGGACAAAAGCCCGAACTAAAGCACTATCTACGTTCAAACAAGCTCCCAGATATATATGAG GCACTTCTCACTGGATTGGCGGTCATGTGTCCGGATGATCCACTGCAGTTTATCTTGGATAAGCTCAGAAACCTGAAGGAAAATGGAATTGATGAACTAAATTG gGACATGTTTGTGGAGGAATATATGAAACCTCCTAACAAAGTGATCACTGAGAGCAATttggatttcatttttaatcttGATGATGAAAGCATGATA GACTTTATTGACATTCCCGTCAACATTCAGAGAGGACAAGGTTACTTTGGTGGCCGATTTGAAGGCATTACCAAGAGCCGTAAAATCTGG CCCACCCCTGAAATGTACGCCACAGCATATGGACATTACAACATGAGTCTGAAGAACATGTGTTTTAG TGCCTGGATGCAGTATTATTTGcacaagaagaagaaaaaactggccatggagaagaagatgaacaGAGCGGCCCTCCACCACGCGCACAGGATTCTGCGGGTCCATCTCAATGTGTGGAGG GACTGGTTAAGATACAGGAAGGGTTGTCAAGCAA tGGCATACCACAAACTGAAGCGGATCTATTTTGTCAGTGTTGGAATCGTACTCTTCAGAGAATGGCGTGCAGTGGCCAAGCGGAATAAGGACCAGCGAGAATATTTCGAG CGGTTGGAGCGCGGAGAGAACGTAGATGATGAGGAGACGTTCGGACAGGGGGATGGAGATGCCCAGGATAAACTGTCTGGACAGCTGGGCATTGAACTGGCTGTTAAG GTGTTTAGTTTCCTGGACATAGCAGACCTGGCTCGCTGTGCATGTGTTTGTAGGTCCTGGAAGGTGATAGCTTATCACTCCTCTCTCTGGAATAGG CTTGACTTCAGCAAAGTTAGAAACag AGTGACAGATCTAGTGACAACCAAACTTTTGTCTAAATGTCGGCCATATTTGATTCACCTGAGTATGAGAGGGTGCTCACAGCTTCACTCGGCCACATTCACCGCTCTCAGCGAGTGTCGGAACCTTCAGGATCTCAATCTGTCTGAATGTAAAGGACTAGAT GATGAGTCATTAAAGCTGGTGGTGAAGGGCTGTAAGATTATACTATACCTCAACCTCTCTCACACCCACATCACGGACGCCTCCCTCCGGACCATCTCAAA GTACTGCCATAATGTACAGTTCCTGAGCCTGGCTTACTGCAAGAAGTTCTCCGACCGAGGACTGCAGTATCTGTCTGCAGGAAAGTGTAGCAAGAAACTGGAATATCTGGATCTGTCTGGATGTCTCCAG ATAACTCCAGATGGCTTCAAGAGCCTGTCAGCTGGATGTACCATGTTGCAGATTCTTGTTCTGAATGAATTCCCCACACTAAATGATGACTGTATGATT GCAATAGCAGCAAAATGCACCAAGATTCACACACTGTCTATACTGGGATCTCCTCTACTGACGGACGAAACCTTTAAACGACTCGCCAACAACAGGCACCTCAGGAAACTCAGAATAGAAG GAAATCAGAGAATATCAGACTTATCCCTAAAGGCCATCGGGAAGAACTGCACAGAACTGGAGCACCTGTACTTGGCAGACTGCCAGAGACTGACCGACGCGTCACTGAAGGCCATCGCTAACTGCTCCAAACTGGTCGTCTGTAACATGGCTGATGTTGTACA AATCACCAACACAGGGGTACAGAGCCTGGCCGAGGGGTCATGTGCTGCCTCTCTGAGGGAACTAAATCTGACCAACTGTATCAGAGTTGGGGACATGGCAATGTTTAACATCAGGAA GTTTAAAAATCTGGTGTACCTGAGTGTTTGTTTCTGTGAACATATCAGTGAAAAGTCAGGAATAGAACTACTGGGTCAGCTACATGCTTTAGTGTCATTGGATATATCTGGATGCAATTGCTCAGATGAG GGTTTGTCTTCTTTGGGCAAGTACAACAATCATCTAAGGGATGTAACTCTGTCGGAGTGTGCTGACATCACCGACCTGGGACTACAGAAGTTTACCCAGCAGTGTAAGGACATAGAGAGACTGGACCTCTCACACTGCAAG CTGCTGACGGACGGTGCAATCAAGAACCTGGCCTTCTGTTGTCGGTATTTGACCTCCCTCAACCTGGCGGGCTGTAAACTG ATAACAAACCTGAGTATCCAGTACCTGTCTGGTGTCTGCCATCACCTCCACACCCTGGACATCAGCGGCTGTATCATCATCAC aGACAAAGCTTTGAAGTATCTACGCAAAGGCTGCAAGAAGCTGAAATATCTGACcatgttatattgtaaaggaGTTACCAA ACATGCTGCTATGAAGATGATGAGACATGTGCCTGCTCTGAAATACAGTGACGACGAGATCCCCATTTACTATGGATACAAATGA
- the LOC105330069 gene encoding F-box and leucine-rich repeat protein 13 isoform X7 encodes MANMAASMKGQKPELKHYLRSNKLPDIYEALLTGLAVMCPDDPLQFILDKLRNLKENGIDELNWDMFVEEYMKPPNKVITESNLDFIFNLDDESMIPTPEMYATAYGHYNMSLKNMCFSAWMQYYLHKKKKKLAMEKKMNRAALHHAHRILRVHLNVWRDWLRYRKGCQAMAYHKLKRIYFVSVGIVLFREWRAVAKRNKDQREYFEISLRRLERGENVDDEETFGQGDGDAQDKLSGQLGIELAVKVFSFLDIADLARCACVCRSWKVIAYHSSLWNRLDFSKVRNRVTDLVTTKLLSKCRPYLIHLSMRGCSQLHSATFTALSECRNLQDLNLSECKGLDDESLKLVVKGCKIILYLNLSHTHITDASLRTISKYCHNVQFLSLAYCKKFSDRGLQYLSAGKCSKKLEYLDLSGCLQITPDGFKSLSAGCTMLQILVLNEFPTLNDDCMIAIAAKCTKIHTLSILGSPLLTDETFKRLANNRHLRKLRIEGNQRISDLSLKAIGKNCTELEHLYLADCQRLTDASLKAIANCSKLVVCNMADVVQITNTGVQSLAEGSCAASLRELNLTNCIRVGDMAMFNIRKFKNLVYLSVCFCEHISEKSGIELLGQLHALVSLDISGCNCSDEGLSSLGKYNNHLRDVTLSECADITDLGLQKFTQQCKDIERLDLSHCKLLTDGAIKNLAFCCRYLTSLNLAGCKLITNLSIQYLSGVCHHLHTLDISGCIIITDKALKYLRKGCKKLKYLTMLYCKGVTKHAAMKMMRHVPALKYSDDEIPIYYGYK; translated from the exons ATGGCAAACATGGCTGCTTCAATGAAGGGACAAAAGCCCGAACTAAAGCACTATCTACGTTCAAACAAGCTCCCAGATATATATGAG GCACTTCTCACTGGATTGGCGGTCATGTGTCCGGATGATCCACTGCAGTTTATCTTGGATAAGCTCAGAAACCTGAAGGAAAATGGAATTGATGAACTAAATTG gGACATGTTTGTGGAGGAATATATGAAACCTCCTAACAAAGTGATCACTGAGAGCAATttggatttcatttttaatcttGATGATGAAAGCATGATA CCCACCCCTGAAATGTACGCCACAGCATATGGACATTACAACATGAGTCTGAAGAACATGTGTTTTAG TGCCTGGATGCAGTATTATTTGcacaagaagaagaaaaaactggccatggagaagaagatgaacaGAGCGGCCCTCCACCACGCGCACAGGATTCTGCGGGTCCATCTCAATGTGTGGAGG GACTGGTTAAGATACAGGAAGGGTTGTCAAGCAA tGGCATACCACAAACTGAAGCGGATCTATTTTGTCAGTGTTGGAATCGTACTCTTCAGAGAATGGCGTGCAGTGGCCAAGCGGAATAAGGACCAGCGAGAATATTTCGAG ATCAGCCTGCGG CGGTTGGAGCGCGGAGAGAACGTAGATGATGAGGAGACGTTCGGACAGGGGGATGGAGATGCCCAGGATAAACTGTCTGGACAGCTGGGCATTGAACTGGCTGTTAAG GTGTTTAGTTTCCTGGACATAGCAGACCTGGCTCGCTGTGCATGTGTTTGTAGGTCCTGGAAGGTGATAGCTTATCACTCCTCTCTCTGGAATAGG CTTGACTTCAGCAAAGTTAGAAACag AGTGACAGATCTAGTGACAACCAAACTTTTGTCTAAATGTCGGCCATATTTGATTCACCTGAGTATGAGAGGGTGCTCACAGCTTCACTCGGCCACATTCACCGCTCTCAGCGAGTGTCGGAACCTTCAGGATCTCAATCTGTCTGAATGTAAAGGACTAGAT GATGAGTCATTAAAGCTGGTGGTGAAGGGCTGTAAGATTATACTATACCTCAACCTCTCTCACACCCACATCACGGACGCCTCCCTCCGGACCATCTCAAA GTACTGCCATAATGTACAGTTCCTGAGCCTGGCTTACTGCAAGAAGTTCTCCGACCGAGGACTGCAGTATCTGTCTGCAGGAAAGTGTAGCAAGAAACTGGAATATCTGGATCTGTCTGGATGTCTCCAG ATAACTCCAGATGGCTTCAAGAGCCTGTCAGCTGGATGTACCATGTTGCAGATTCTTGTTCTGAATGAATTCCCCACACTAAATGATGACTGTATGATT GCAATAGCAGCAAAATGCACCAAGATTCACACACTGTCTATACTGGGATCTCCTCTACTGACGGACGAAACCTTTAAACGACTCGCCAACAACAGGCACCTCAGGAAACTCAGAATAGAAG GAAATCAGAGAATATCAGACTTATCCCTAAAGGCCATCGGGAAGAACTGCACAGAACTGGAGCACCTGTACTTGGCAGACTGCCAGAGACTGACCGACGCGTCACTGAAGGCCATCGCTAACTGCTCCAAACTGGTCGTCTGTAACATGGCTGATGTTGTACA AATCACCAACACAGGGGTACAGAGCCTGGCCGAGGGGTCATGTGCTGCCTCTCTGAGGGAACTAAATCTGACCAACTGTATCAGAGTTGGGGACATGGCAATGTTTAACATCAGGAA GTTTAAAAATCTGGTGTACCTGAGTGTTTGTTTCTGTGAACATATCAGTGAAAAGTCAGGAATAGAACTACTGGGTCAGCTACATGCTTTAGTGTCATTGGATATATCTGGATGCAATTGCTCAGATGAG GGTTTGTCTTCTTTGGGCAAGTACAACAATCATCTAAGGGATGTAACTCTGTCGGAGTGTGCTGACATCACCGACCTGGGACTACAGAAGTTTACCCAGCAGTGTAAGGACATAGAGAGACTGGACCTCTCACACTGCAAG CTGCTGACGGACGGTGCAATCAAGAACCTGGCCTTCTGTTGTCGGTATTTGACCTCCCTCAACCTGGCGGGCTGTAAACTG ATAACAAACCTGAGTATCCAGTACCTGTCTGGTGTCTGCCATCACCTCCACACCCTGGACATCAGCGGCTGTATCATCATCAC aGACAAAGCTTTGAAGTATCTACGCAAAGGCTGCAAGAAGCTGAAATATCTGACcatgttatattgtaaaggaGTTACCAA ACATGCTGCTATGAAGATGATGAGACATGTGCCTGCTCTGAAATACAGTGACGACGAGATCCCCATTTACTATGGATACAAATGA
- the LOC105330069 gene encoding F-box and leucine-rich repeat protein 13 isoform X6 — MSDLQDPTPEMYATAYGHYNMSLKNMCFSAWMQYYLHKKKKKLAMEKKMNRAALHHAHRILRVHLNVWRDWLRYRKGCQAMAYHKLKRIYFVSVGIVLFREWRAVAKRNKDQREYFEISLRRLERGENVDDEETFGQGDGDAQDKLSGQLGIELAVKVFSFLDIADLARCACVCRSWKVIAYHSSLWNRLDFSKVRNRLAYGVTDLVTTKLLSKCRPYLIHLSMRGCSQLHSATFTALSECRNLQDLNLSECKGLDDESLKLVVKGCKIILYLNLSHTHITDASLRTISKYCHNVQFLSLAYCKKFSDRGLQYLSAGKCSKKLEYLDLSGCLQITPDGFKSLSAGCTMLQILVLNEFPTLNDDCMIAIAAKCTKIHTLSILGSPLLTDETFKRLANNRHLRKLRIEGNQRISDLSLKAIGKNCTELEHLYLADCQRLTDASLKAIANCSKLVVCNMADVVQITNTGVQSLAEGSCAASLRELNLTNCIRVGDMAMFNIRKFKNLVYLSVCFCEHISEKSGIELLGQLHALVSLDISGCNCSDEGLSSLGKYNNHLRDVTLSECADITDLGLQKFTQQCKDIERLDLSHCKLLTDGAIKNLAFCCRYLTSLNLAGCKLITNLSIQYLSGVCHHLHTLDISGCIIITDKALKYLRKGCKKLKYLTMLYCKGVTKHAAMKMMRHVPALKYSDDEIPIYYGYK, encoded by the exons ATGTCAGATTTACAAGAT CCCACCCCTGAAATGTACGCCACAGCATATGGACATTACAACATGAGTCTGAAGAACATGTGTTTTAG TGCCTGGATGCAGTATTATTTGcacaagaagaagaaaaaactggccatggagaagaagatgaacaGAGCGGCCCTCCACCACGCGCACAGGATTCTGCGGGTCCATCTCAATGTGTGGAGG GACTGGTTAAGATACAGGAAGGGTTGTCAAGCAA tGGCATACCACAAACTGAAGCGGATCTATTTTGTCAGTGTTGGAATCGTACTCTTCAGAGAATGGCGTGCAGTGGCCAAGCGGAATAAGGACCAGCGAGAATATTTCGAG ATCAGCCTGCGG CGGTTGGAGCGCGGAGAGAACGTAGATGATGAGGAGACGTTCGGACAGGGGGATGGAGATGCCCAGGATAAACTGTCTGGACAGCTGGGCATTGAACTGGCTGTTAAG GTGTTTAGTTTCCTGGACATAGCAGACCTGGCTCGCTGTGCATGTGTTTGTAGGTCCTGGAAGGTGATAGCTTATCACTCCTCTCTCTGGAATAGG CTTGACTTCAGCAAAGTTAGAAACag ATTGGCGTATGG AGTGACAGATCTAGTGACAACCAAACTTTTGTCTAAATGTCGGCCATATTTGATTCACCTGAGTATGAGAGGGTGCTCACAGCTTCACTCGGCCACATTCACCGCTCTCAGCGAGTGTCGGAACCTTCAGGATCTCAATCTGTCTGAATGTAAAGGACTAGAT GATGAGTCATTAAAGCTGGTGGTGAAGGGCTGTAAGATTATACTATACCTCAACCTCTCTCACACCCACATCACGGACGCCTCCCTCCGGACCATCTCAAA GTACTGCCATAATGTACAGTTCCTGAGCCTGGCTTACTGCAAGAAGTTCTCCGACCGAGGACTGCAGTATCTGTCTGCAGGAAAGTGTAGCAAGAAACTGGAATATCTGGATCTGTCTGGATGTCTCCAG ATAACTCCAGATGGCTTCAAGAGCCTGTCAGCTGGATGTACCATGTTGCAGATTCTTGTTCTGAATGAATTCCCCACACTAAATGATGACTGTATGATT GCAATAGCAGCAAAATGCACCAAGATTCACACACTGTCTATACTGGGATCTCCTCTACTGACGGACGAAACCTTTAAACGACTCGCCAACAACAGGCACCTCAGGAAACTCAGAATAGAAG GAAATCAGAGAATATCAGACTTATCCCTAAAGGCCATCGGGAAGAACTGCACAGAACTGGAGCACCTGTACTTGGCAGACTGCCAGAGACTGACCGACGCGTCACTGAAGGCCATCGCTAACTGCTCCAAACTGGTCGTCTGTAACATGGCTGATGTTGTACA AATCACCAACACAGGGGTACAGAGCCTGGCCGAGGGGTCATGTGCTGCCTCTCTGAGGGAACTAAATCTGACCAACTGTATCAGAGTTGGGGACATGGCAATGTTTAACATCAGGAA GTTTAAAAATCTGGTGTACCTGAGTGTTTGTTTCTGTGAACATATCAGTGAAAAGTCAGGAATAGAACTACTGGGTCAGCTACATGCTTTAGTGTCATTGGATATATCTGGATGCAATTGCTCAGATGAG GGTTTGTCTTCTTTGGGCAAGTACAACAATCATCTAAGGGATGTAACTCTGTCGGAGTGTGCTGACATCACCGACCTGGGACTACAGAAGTTTACCCAGCAGTGTAAGGACATAGAGAGACTGGACCTCTCACACTGCAAG CTGCTGACGGACGGTGCAATCAAGAACCTGGCCTTCTGTTGTCGGTATTTGACCTCCCTCAACCTGGCGGGCTGTAAACTG ATAACAAACCTGAGTATCCAGTACCTGTCTGGTGTCTGCCATCACCTCCACACCCTGGACATCAGCGGCTGTATCATCATCAC aGACAAAGCTTTGAAGTATCTACGCAAAGGCTGCAAGAAGCTGAAATATCTGACcatgttatattgtaaaggaGTTACCAA ACATGCTGCTATGAAGATGATGAGACATGTGCCTGCTCTGAAATACAGTGACGACGAGATCCCCATTTACTATGGATACAAATGA